Proteins found in one Thalassomonas actiniarum genomic segment:
- a CDS encoding pirin family protein has translation MITHYAYNRLGKANHGWLKSSHHFSFANYYNPRRMGFGTLRVVNDDWVQPGTGFGSHPHKNMEIISYIRTGAISHQDSTGNKGTVQAGEIQVMSAGRGIVHSEYNLTKTPLTFYQIWIETDSYNVQPRWDSKIFPTKAVSTELQLLVSGYPEDKGDALFIHQKARIFGGKLTKGVKFEHTINHQAYILASDGTFEIQDSSSKSIMNKGDGAEVSKSKTVTITALSNCEVVLIDAPEH, from the coding sequence ATGATCACGCATTATGCTTATAACCGTTTAGGTAAAGCCAATCATGGCTGGCTTAAATCCAGCCATCATTTCAGCTTTGCCAATTATTATAATCCCAGACGCATGGGCTTTGGCACCTTACGTGTAGTGAATGACGACTGGGTACAACCGGGTACCGGCTTTGGTTCGCATCCGCATAAAAATATGGAAATCATCAGTTATATCCGTACCGGCGCCATCAGCCACCAGGACAGCACCGGCAATAAGGGCACGGTACAAGCCGGTGAAATCCAGGTGATGAGCGCAGGACGGGGCATAGTACATTCGGAATATAACCTGACCAAGACACCACTGACGTTTTATCAGATCTGGATAGAAACCGACAGTTACAACGTTCAGCCGAGATGGGACAGTAAAATCTTTCCAACCAAGGCGGTGTCTACCGAATTGCAGCTCCTGGTTTCCGGCTACCCGGAAGATAAGGGAGATGCCCTGTTTATTCATCAAAAAGCGCGGATTTTTGGCGGTAAGCTGACCAAAGGGGTGAAGTTTGAACATACCATTAACCATCAGGCGTATATTCTCGCCTCTGACGGCACTTTTGAGATCCAGGACAGCAGCTCAAAGAGCATCATGAACAAGGGAGACGGTGCCGAAGTAAGTAAAAGTAAAACCGTGACTATCACCGCCCTGAGTAATTGTGAAGTTGTTCTTATTGATGCACCCGAGCATTAA
- a CDS encoding GNAT family N-acetyltransferase — MKIQTVVKEDHQELVDLWEASVRASHDFLSEADIEFLKPLILNDYLDAVTLRCIKDNSHTILGFLGIAGGNIEMLFVLPANRGQGVGKALTRYAIEELAATKVDVNEQNPQALAFYQKQGFKITGRSPLDGQGKPFPLLHLSL, encoded by the coding sequence ATGAAAATACAAACAGTAGTCAAAGAAGATCATCAGGAACTGGTGGACTTATGGGAGGCCTCGGTAAGAGCCAGCCATGACTTTTTAAGCGAAGCCGATATTGAGTTTTTAAAACCGTTAATTTTAAATGACTATCTCGATGCGGTAACCCTGAGGTGCATTAAAGATAACAGCCATACTATCCTGGGTTTTCTCGGGATCGCCGGGGGCAATATTGAAATGTTATTTGTGCTGCCCGCTAACCGGGGACAGGGGGTAGGTAAAGCGCTGACCCGTTATGCCATTGAAGAATTGGCTGCCACTAAGGTCGATGTCAACGAGCAGAACCCGCAGGCGCTGGCTTTCTATCAAAAACAAGGCTTTAAAATAACCGGCCGCTCCCCGCTGGACGGACAGGGAAAACCTTTCCCTTTATTGCACCTGTCGCTGTAG
- a CDS encoding alpha/beta hydrolase, protein MKTGTLTRQTLLSNIYAGTTRDYWLYVPTQYSPEHPANLMVFQDGESYLDSKKPMQVPAVMDTMIAANEIPPTVCLFVNPGEVITPTRAEHHPDSQRSFEYDTVSDQYSRFLINELLPQALAGLNITKDPENRVIAGFSSGGICAWSVAWFRSDIFGKVLSHCGSFVDIRGGGKYPYLIRNEAPKPIKMYFQSGSHDLDTRYGNWALGNKQMAAALHFKDYHYHFEFGNQAHNLIHGAQLLKESLLWLFAGNKETSAAPGENHE, encoded by the coding sequence ATGAAAACAGGTACCTTAACCCGGCAGACATTGTTAAGTAACATTTATGCCGGTACCACCCGGGATTACTGGCTGTATGTCCCAACGCAATATTCGCCTGAGCATCCCGCCAACCTCATGGTGTTTCAGGATGGCGAAAGCTATCTCGACAGCAAGAAGCCCATGCAGGTACCGGCGGTCATGGATACGATGATCGCCGCCAACGAGATCCCGCCCACGGTTTGTCTCTTCGTCAACCCCGGAGAAGTGATCACGCCAACCAGGGCGGAACACCATCCCGACAGCCAGCGCAGCTTCGAATATGATACCGTCAGCGACCAGTACAGCCGCTTCCTGATTAATGAGTTGCTGCCACAGGCGCTTGCCGGACTGAACATAACCAAAGATCCCGAAAACCGCGTTATTGCCGGTTTTAGCTCGGGAGGCATTTGCGCCTGGTCGGTAGCCTGGTTCCGCAGCGATATTTTTGGCAAGGTACTGAGCCATTGCGGCAGTTTTGTCGATATCCGCGGCGGCGGCAAATACCCCTACCTGATCAGGAATGAAGCACCGAAGCCGATCAAGATGTATTTCCAAAGCGGCAGCCATGATCTCGATACCCGTTACGGCAACTGGGCTTTGGGCAACAAACAAATGGCGGCGGCCCTGCACTTTAAGGATTATCACTATCACTTTGAATTTGGCAACCAGGCACACAACCTGATCCACGGCGCGCAATTATTAAAAGAATCCCTGCTGTGGTTATTTGCCGGGAATAAAGAAACCAGTGCAGCCCCGGGGGAAAACCATGAGTGA
- a CDS encoding GrpB family protein produces MSEDAIFISDYNPDWPGLFQAEKSFLSGLLPQFITGSIEHVGSTSVPGLAAKPVIDIMLGVKSLAESQGAIEILSANGYCYYPYKSDVMHWFCKPTPEIRTHHLHLVPFNSPLWLERLAFRDHLRNHPQDAAAYCELKRKLAREHRQDRELYTQKKWPFIQALLTKIKEGSHAK; encoded by the coding sequence ATGAGTGAAGATGCCATTTTTATCAGCGACTATAACCCCGACTGGCCCGGTTTGTTCCAGGCAGAAAAAAGCTTTTTATCCGGGCTGTTGCCGCAGTTTATCACCGGCAGCATTGAGCATGTCGGCAGTACTTCGGTGCCGGGACTGGCGGCCAAGCCGGTGATAGATATTATGCTCGGGGTAAAAAGCCTGGCAGAGTCCCAAGGGGCAATAGAGATCTTATCCGCCAACGGTTATTGCTATTATCCTTACAAGAGCGATGTAATGCACTGGTTTTGCAAGCCGACGCCGGAGATCCGCACCCACCACCTGCACCTGGTGCCTTTTAACAGCCCGTTATGGCTTGAACGCCTGGCATTTCGCGACCATTTACGTAATCACCCGCAAGATGCCGCAGCATATTGCGAATTAAAAAGGAAACTCGCCCGGGAGCACAGGCAGGACCGCGAGCTATATACCCAAAAGAAATGGCCTTTTATCCAGGCGCTGTTAACCAAGATTAAAGAGGGATCACATGCAAAATAA
- a CDS encoding MAPEG family protein encodes MQNNLIFLPVLVNIAIVFVLYIRLAKTKAKAIQQGQVDQARRALHDDAWPDNVRQINNCIRNQFELPVLFYVLTFILWAMEFTNLYVQLIAWAFVFSRIAHAVIHTGSNYVPHRKKVFTFGCILLILLTSFIAASILFQAF; translated from the coding sequence ATGCAAAATAATCTGATATTTTTACCTGTATTAGTCAATATCGCCATCGTGTTTGTCTTATATATCCGCCTTGCCAAAACCAAGGCGAAAGCGATACAGCAGGGTCAGGTCGACCAGGCAAGGCGGGCCTTACATGACGATGCCTGGCCCGACAATGTCCGCCAGATCAATAACTGTATCCGCAACCAGTTCGAACTGCCGGTACTCTTCTATGTGCTGACTTTTATCCTCTGGGCCATGGAGTTCACTAATCTTTATGTCCAGCTGATTGCCTGGGCATTTGTCTTTAGCCGCATCGCCCACGCCGTGATCCACACCGGATCCAACTATGTGCCCCACAGGAAAAAGGTATTTACTTTTGGTTGTATATTATTGATTTTGTTAACCTCCTTTATTGCCGCCAGCATTTTATTTCAAGCCTTTTAA
- a CDS encoding iron chaperone encodes MQYDVTTPEQYIAALADDWRLDTLEQLRKLIKTSAPFLNEGITYKMLSYSDHSGSLFHLNAQKHYVSLYVGNISAIDEQGELLAGLDLGKGCIRFKKSVPVANTQIQAFISKAIALHRAGKNIGC; translated from the coding sequence ATGCAATACGATGTCACGACCCCCGAACAATATATCGCGGCCTTAGCCGACGACTGGCGCCTCGATACCCTGGAGCAGCTCAGGAAGCTGATTAAAACCTCGGCGCCTTTTTTAAACGAAGGCATAACATATAAAATGCTCAGCTACAGCGACCACAGCGGCAGCTTGTTTCACCTGAATGCACAAAAACATTATGTCAGCCTTTACGTCGGCAACATCAGCGCCATTGATGAGCAGGGAGAGTTATTGGCCGGTTTAGATCTCGGCAAAGGCTGTATCCGGTTCAAAAAGTCTGTACCTGTTGCCAATACCCAGATTCAGGCCTTTATCAGTAAAGCAATAGCATTACACCGGGCAGGCAAGAATATCGGCTGTTAA
- a CDS encoding AraC family transcriptional regulator: MESKNINQINEYKRRINTVLDHLEQHYASEQSLETLAGIANFSPFHFHHIFKAIVGESLYKYIQRIRIEKAAHQLKYQKQKSVTAIALDCGFSNSASFARTFKEYFAMSATAWRKTPEQRFSKNCKVQSKSWQKNSISSLYIDPETNQKQWNLDMLTRKNVTIEVSNLPEVQLAYLRHIGPFKGQQKKWAQLFEKLMTWGTAHDLVSCPGTRFFTVFRDGLKITDFEKFKSDVCISVPPGSKSDGDIGISVLPGGKYASAHFEIDADEYQQAWDILYSDWLPGSGYMPDDRCAFEEYLNDPNQHPQNKHAIKIYIPVTAI, encoded by the coding sequence ATGGAAAGCAAAAACATCAATCAGATTAATGAATATAAGCGCAGGATCAATACGGTATTGGATCATCTGGAGCAGCATTACGCCAGCGAACAAAGCCTGGAAACCTTAGCCGGTATTGCCAATTTTTCTCCCTTTCATTTTCACCATATTTTCAAAGCGATCGTCGGCGAGTCCCTGTATAAATATATCCAGCGCATCCGCATAGAAAAAGCCGCCCACCAGCTGAAGTACCAAAAGCAAAAATCGGTAACTGCCATCGCCCTGGACTGCGGTTTCAGCAACTCGGCTTCTTTCGCCCGCACCTTTAAAGAATATTTTGCCATGAGCGCTACCGCCTGGCGTAAAACACCGGAGCAGCGATTTAGCAAGAATTGCAAAGTACAAAGCAAAAGCTGGCAAAAGAACAGCATATCTTCCCTGTATATTGACCCTGAAACCAATCAAAAACAGTGGAATTTAGATATGTTAACCAGAAAAAATGTCACCATAGAAGTCAGTAACTTACCTGAGGTTCAGCTGGCTTATCTGCGCCATATCGGACCTTTTAAAGGCCAGCAGAAAAAGTGGGCGCAACTGTTTGAAAAATTAATGACCTGGGGGACCGCCCATGATCTGGTCAGCTGCCCCGGCACCCGGTTTTTTACCGTGTTTCGCGACGGGTTAAAAATCACGGATTTCGAAAAGTTTAAATCCGATGTCTGTATTTCCGTGCCCCCCGGCAGCAAGTCCGACGGCGATATCGGCATCTCGGTTTTGCCCGGCGGCAAATACGCCAGCGCCCACTTTGAAATTGACGCCGACGAATATCAGCAGGCCTGGGATATACTCTACAGTGACTGGCTGCCCGGCAGCGGTTATATGCCGGATGACAGGTGCGCCTTTGAGGAGTACCTGAACGATCCCAATCAGCACCCGCAAAACAAGCATGCTATTAAAATATATATTCCGGTAACCGCAATATAA
- the ureG gene encoding urease accessory protein UreG — MRKKQVLRIGVGGPVGSGKTALLRCLCLALRDKYDMAVVTNDIYTREDAEFLTRHDALAAERIVGVETGGCPHTAIREDASMNLAAIDDFQQSFPDLDFVLVESGGDNLSATFSPELSDLTLYVIDVSAGDKIPRKGGPGITKSDLLIINKIDLADMVGASLEVMDRDAKKMRGDKPFVFANMKTEQGLSDIIGFIEREGMLQPLAVTQS; from the coding sequence ATGAGAAAAAAACAAGTATTAAGGATAGGGGTCGGCGGCCCTGTCGGCTCGGGGAAAACCGCGCTATTAAGGTGCCTGTGTCTGGCATTGCGGGATAAATACGATATGGCGGTGGTGACCAATGATATCTATACCCGGGAAGATGCCGAGTTTCTTACCCGCCACGATGCCCTGGCGGCGGAGCGTATTGTCGGGGTGGAAACCGGCGGTTGCCCCCATACCGCGATCCGCGAGGATGCGTCCATGAACCTGGCCGCGATAGATGATTTTCAGCAAAGTTTTCCCGATCTGGATTTTGTTTTGGTGGAAAGCGGCGGCGATAACTTAAGCGCGACTTTCAGTCCGGAACTCTCGGACTTGACCCTGTATGTGATTGACGTTTCCGCCGGCGATAAAATTCCCCGCAAGGGCGGGCCGGGGATCACTAAGTCGGATTTACTGATCATCAATAAAATCGATCTGGCGGATATGGTGGGAGCCTCGCTGGAGGTGATGGATCGGGATGCGAAAAAAATGCGCGGCGATAAACCTTTTGTTTTTGCCAATATGAAAACCGAGCAGGGACTGAGTGACATTATCGGTTTTATCGAACGCGAAGGCATGTTGCAGCCGTTAGCTGTAACTCAATCATAA
- a CDS encoding urease accessory protein UreF has product MNSSGERGTAVAQAAMAPLQLNRLLQLCSANLPVGGFSFSQGLEYATEKNWVKDQASAHSWIALNLCQGITYTDLALLKRLYLAIDQQNMAQVIHWNQQLIACRESKELRLADVVMGKALMRLLAGLDDIELVGYQALIELPEISFVCAFALAAYLWDIDLASTLSGYCWTFIDNQVAAATKLIPLGQTQGQNLLFSLSREVAQAVSRADQLVDEDIGASLPGLAMASAWHESQYSRLFRS; this is encoded by the coding sequence ATGAATAGTAGTGGCGAACGGGGGACTGCTGTTGCTCAGGCCGCTATGGCGCCGCTGCAGCTTAACCGCTTATTGCAACTGTGTAGTGCCAACTTACCCGTGGGCGGTTTTTCTTTTTCCCAGGGGCTGGAATACGCCACAGAAAAAAACTGGGTAAAAGACCAGGCCAGTGCCCACAGCTGGATTGCCTTGAACCTGTGCCAGGGCATCACTTATACCGATTTGGCACTGCTAAAGCGGTTATATCTTGCGATTGACCAGCAAAATATGGCGCAGGTTATTCACTGGAACCAACAGCTGATTGCCTGCAGGGAAAGCAAGGAATTACGGCTGGCGGATGTGGTCATGGGCAAGGCCCTGATGCGTTTGCTGGCGGGGTTGGATGATATAGAGCTTGTCGGGTATCAGGCGTTAATTGAGCTGCCGGAAATCAGCTTTGTCTGCGCTTTCGCCCTGGCGGCCTATTTGTGGGACATAGATCTGGCCAGCACCTTAAGCGGCTATTGCTGGACCTTTATCGATAACCAGGTGGCGGCGGCGACCAAGTTAATCCCGCTCGGACAAACCCAGGGACAAAATCTGCTGTTTAGTTTAAGCCGGGAAGTGGCACAGGCCGTGAGCCGGGCCGACCAGCTTGTTGATGAAGATATCGGCGCCAGCCTGCCTGGACTCGCCATGGCCAGTGCCTGGCATGAGAGCCAGTACAGTCGCCTTTTTCGTTCATAG